In Marinobacter sp. es.048, the following proteins share a genomic window:
- a CDS encoding cation:proton antiporter yields the protein MPVSTVLLLASIGVLSLFCQWLAWRVRMPAILFLLAGGIAAGPVLGFLAPEVVFGDLLFPVISLAVAIILFEGSLTLRYEEIRGHGKMVRNLIPVGSIVTCIIGTLAARWLLDVSWAVALLFGAISIVTGPTVIAPLLRSVRPDSKLANILRWEGIIIDPVGALLAVLVFEGIVSWGQGNVFGHSLYIFGKTLAVGFVIGAVAGYLNGIVLRKHWIPQYLHNAGTLTFMLGVYAISNELAHESGLLTVTVMGIWMANMKQVPIESILEFKESLSVLLISALFIILAARVEFAAIAELGWGLAAVLALLMLVARPLSIILSAIGTNLNWREKLFLSWIAPRGIVAAAVSALFAFQLQKLGYESAGALVPLVFMLIIATVTLQSLTARPVARLLKVAEPAEYGFLILGANPVARMIGKALKKYEVPVTLADTNWENVRQARMENLQVYFGNPVSEHASTHLDLTGIGKLLVISPYKHMNSLATYHFLDWFGNKCVFSLAEGDQDQKARHQTAEKIQMTRGLFDGVSYAKLASLVSQGYTVKTTQLSEEFGYEEFLNKYQNQALVLFTFDSKEHVAPVCSMKDLKPEDDWILVSLVPPQARKERKEKEGGEPSASQDQPADLEPSSTI from the coding sequence ATGCCTGTCAGCACTGTCCTGCTTCTTGCCAGCATTGGCGTTTTATCACTGTTCTGTCAGTGGCTTGCCTGGCGCGTGCGTATGCCAGCCATCCTGTTCCTGTTGGCGGGTGGTATTGCAGCCGGGCCTGTCCTGGGTTTTCTGGCCCCGGAAGTGGTGTTTGGTGACCTGTTATTTCCGGTCATATCCCTGGCCGTTGCCATTATACTGTTTGAAGGCAGCTTGACCCTGCGTTATGAGGAAATCCGCGGCCACGGCAAGATGGTCCGCAACCTCATTCCAGTGGGGTCCATTGTCACCTGCATCATCGGCACCCTGGCTGCCCGATGGCTTCTGGACGTCTCCTGGGCAGTCGCCCTGCTGTTCGGCGCTATTTCCATAGTCACCGGCCCGACTGTGATCGCACCGCTGCTACGCTCCGTGCGACCGGATTCAAAACTGGCCAACATACTGCGCTGGGAAGGCATCATCATTGACCCGGTCGGCGCTCTGCTGGCGGTTCTGGTATTCGAAGGGATCGTGTCCTGGGGCCAGGGCAACGTGTTTGGCCACTCGTTGTATATCTTTGGAAAAACCCTGGCCGTGGGTTTTGTGATCGGCGCCGTTGCCGGATATCTCAACGGCATAGTGTTACGCAAGCACTGGATTCCGCAGTACCTGCATAACGCCGGCACACTCACCTTCATGCTCGGCGTCTACGCCATTTCGAACGAACTGGCCCATGAATCCGGCTTGCTAACCGTGACCGTCATGGGGATCTGGATGGCCAACATGAAGCAGGTGCCTATCGAAAGTATTCTGGAGTTCAAGGAATCCCTGAGTGTTCTGCTGATTTCCGCCCTGTTCATCATCCTGGCGGCACGGGTTGAGTTTGCCGCGATTGCGGAACTGGGCTGGGGCCTGGCAGCAGTGCTGGCCCTGCTGATGCTGGTTGCCCGCCCGCTGAGTATTATCCTGTCTGCCATCGGCACTAATCTGAACTGGCGTGAGAAACTCTTCCTGAGCTGGATCGCCCCTCGGGGCATTGTTGCCGCTGCTGTGTCAGCGCTGTTTGCCTTCCAGCTTCAAAAACTGGGCTATGAGAGTGCCGGCGCCCTGGTACCTCTGGTGTTCATGCTCATCATTGCCACGGTTACCCTGCAAAGCCTCACCGCACGGCCGGTCGCGCGCCTGCTGAAGGTCGCGGAACCCGCCGAATACGGCTTCCTGATTCTGGGTGCCAATCCGGTCGCGCGAATGATCGGCAAGGCACTGAAAAAGTACGAGGTTCCGGTTACGCTGGCCGATACCAACTGGGAAAACGTCCGGCAGGCGCGCATGGAGAATCTGCAGGTTTACTTCGGCAACCCGGTATCCGAGCATGCCTCGACCCACCTCGATCTCACAGGCATCGGCAAGCTGCTGGTCATCTCGCCATACAAGCACATGAATTCCCTGGCCACGTACCATTTCCTGGACTGGTTCGGAAACAAGTGTGTGTTCAGCCTGGCAGAGGGTGATCAGGACCAGAAGGCCCGGCACCAGACGGCCGAAAAAATCCAGATGACCCGGGGTCTGTTTGATGGCGTCAGCTACGCCAAGCTGGCCAGCCTGGTGAGCCAGGGCTACACCGTGAAGACCACCCAGTTGAGCGAGGAATTCGGTTACGAGGAGTTCCTTAACAAATACCAGAACCAGGCCCTGGTGCTGTTCACGTTCGACAGCAAGGAGCATGTCGCTCCGGTTTGCAGCATGAAAGACCTGAAACCGGAAGACGACTGGATCCTGGTCAGCCTGGTACCGCCCCAGGCGAGAAAGGAGCGCAAGGAGAAAGAGGGTGGGGAACCATCGGCCAGCCAGGATCAACCGGCCGACCTGGAACCTTCATCGACAATCTAG
- a CDS encoding NADP-dependent oxidoreductase, which yields MENTADQNAEATMRHVIYDRFGDRDVLQVVTADVPVPGDDQVLVRVHGAGLNPIDWKTRKGLGFAARQIENSLPWTPGYDVAGEVVGVGANVTTLAPGDRVMGMVGFPAGGGGYAQYALAAADELAIVPEELNLVSAGALPLAALTAWQALFEMAKLESGQKILIHAGAGGVGHFAVQFALERGAHVIATASASNRDFLAELGVHEVIDYHNTDIGEECYGLDVVLDLVGGDTGKRSLHTLGEQGVLVTIPTVTADEIISAAEEMGLRAHGMTVRPDVFHLDEIAELIEDGDVKVHIEKAFALDDVSQAHELLEGGHVRGKLVLDCR from the coding sequence ATGGAAAATACTGCCGATCAGAATGCTGAAGCCACGATGCGCCATGTCATCTACGATCGCTTTGGTGACCGTGATGTCCTGCAGGTGGTCACAGCTGATGTACCCGTCCCGGGAGACGATCAGGTGCTGGTCAGGGTGCACGGTGCCGGGCTCAATCCGATCGACTGGAAAACCCGGAAAGGGCTTGGTTTCGCGGCCCGGCAGATCGAGAATTCATTGCCCTGGACGCCGGGTTACGATGTGGCCGGAGAGGTCGTCGGAGTTGGCGCCAATGTGACCACCCTGGCGCCCGGCGACCGGGTCATGGGTATGGTCGGATTCCCGGCCGGCGGTGGCGGTTATGCGCAGTATGCCCTGGCGGCGGCGGATGAACTGGCCATTGTGCCGGAAGAGCTGAACCTGGTCTCTGCAGGTGCTTTGCCCCTGGCGGCGCTGACTGCCTGGCAGGCCCTGTTCGAGATGGCGAAACTGGAGTCGGGGCAGAAAATCCTGATCCACGCTGGCGCCGGTGGCGTCGGCCATTTTGCGGTGCAGTTTGCACTGGAGCGCGGTGCCCATGTGATTGCAACGGCCTCGGCCAGTAACCGGGATTTCCTGGCGGAACTCGGGGTCCACGAAGTGATTGACTACCACAACACGGATATCGGCGAAGAGTGCTATGGCCTGGACGTGGTGCTGGATCTTGTTGGCGGTGATACCGGCAAACGCTCCTTGCACACTCTGGGCGAGCAGGGCGTCCTTGTGACCATCCCCACGGTTACCGCTGACGAAATCATCAGTGCCGCCGAGGAAATGGGTTTACGCGCCCATGGCATGACCGTCCGCCCCGATGTATTTCACCTGGATGAGATTGCCGAGTTGATTGAGGACGGCGACGTCAAGGTGCACATCGAAAAGGCGTTCGCGCTGGACGATGTCTCGCAGGCCCACGAACTGCTGGAAGGCGGGCACGTGCGCGGCAAGCTGGTGCTAGATTGTCGATGA
- a CDS encoding acyl-CoA thioesterase, with amino-acid sequence MQQHDIAWDLPAPFTIEIAVRAEDTDRLGHANNVVYVRWLEDVSWAHIEGLGMTWELHEKTGKAMAITRTEIDYLASANAGDQLVLGTWLTDYDGRFRSARQFQLVRPSDGKTLARAVSTHACVDLKSQRPARAPKEFAEILGSAVVAGGKGL; translated from the coding sequence ATGCAGCAACACGATATTGCCTGGGATCTGCCGGCGCCTTTCACGATAGAGATAGCGGTGCGGGCCGAGGATACCGATCGGCTGGGGCACGCCAACAACGTTGTTTACGTACGCTGGCTGGAAGACGTCAGCTGGGCACACATAGAAGGTTTGGGTATGACCTGGGAGCTGCACGAGAAAACCGGCAAGGCGATGGCCATCACCCGCACGGAAATCGATTACCTGGCCTCGGCGAACGCCGGCGATCAACTGGTTCTGGGGACCTGGCTGACCGATTATGATGGCCGGTTCCGGTCTGCACGGCAGTTCCAGCTTGTGCGTCCCTCGGATGGCAAAACGCTGGCCAGAGCGGTTTCCACCCACGCCTGTGTTGATCTGAAAAGCCAGCGGCCCGCCCGTGCGCCAAAAGAATTCGCCGAGATACTCGGTTCCGCTGTGGTAGCCGGAGGCAAAGGGCTGTAG
- a CDS encoding SMP-30/gluconolactonase/LRE family protein has translation MKWLMVGLLVVFLLLGSFLLTPSPVDSKAWNPPSPPPLTGEVAPNERLRLAELIARGQVYGPEDTAVNQDGVLYTGTQDGYIVRVFPDGRVENWLSTDGRPLGMVFDGQGNLIVADSWRGLLSISPDGEITVLAREAEGTLFRFTDDVDIADDGRTYFTDASSKFRQPDYLLDLLEMRPHGRLLRYSPKTGKAEVLLANLHFANGVAVSPEGDYVLVNETWKYRILRYWIHGPKAGQAEVFADNLPGFPDNLAVDDQERYWVAFPTLRDSRMDAMHPRPWLKDLVAKLPNSLKPAPQEYGLVIAFDRDGEIITSLHDTRGTHLQEITSVNPHDGNLYFGSLHNDRIGRLPLQAIPGLGDIN, from the coding sequence ATGAAATGGCTGATGGTGGGTTTGCTGGTTGTCTTCCTGCTGCTTGGCAGCTTTCTGCTGACTCCCTCGCCCGTCGACAGCAAAGCCTGGAACCCGCCGTCGCCCCCCCCGCTGACCGGCGAGGTTGCACCAAATGAGCGCCTGAGGCTTGCGGAGCTGATCGCACGGGGCCAGGTTTACGGCCCCGAGGACACCGCCGTAAACCAGGACGGAGTGCTGTATACCGGCACCCAGGATGGCTACATTGTGCGGGTGTTCCCGGATGGCCGGGTTGAAAACTGGCTGTCCACCGATGGCCGGCCCCTGGGCATGGTGTTTGATGGCCAGGGCAACCTGATTGTTGCAGATTCCTGGCGGGGGCTGCTGTCCATCAGTCCTGATGGCGAGATTACCGTGCTGGCCCGCGAGGCGGAGGGTACGCTGTTCCGCTTCACCGATGATGTCGACATTGCCGATGACGGGCGCACCTACTTCACCGACGCCAGTTCCAAGTTCCGGCAGCCCGACTACCTGCTGGACCTGCTGGAAATGCGTCCCCATGGCCGCTTGCTCCGCTACTCTCCGAAAACCGGCAAGGCCGAAGTTCTTCTGGCCAACCTGCATTTTGCAAATGGCGTTGCGGTATCTCCCGAGGGCGATTACGTGCTGGTTAACGAAACCTGGAAATACCGCATTCTCCGATACTGGATTCACGGGCCAAAAGCCGGGCAGGCGGAAGTGTTTGCCGACAATCTGCCCGGTTTTCCCGACAACCTCGCGGTGGATGATCAAGAGCGCTACTGGGTGGCGTTTCCTACCCTTCGAGATTCGAGGATGGACGCCATGCACCCCCGGCCCTGGCTCAAGGATCTGGTGGCCAAACTCCCGAACAGCCTGAAACCTGCGCCACAAGAATATGGCCTTGTGATCGCCTTTGATCGGGATGGTGAGATTATTACCAGCCTCCACGACACCCGGGGTACCCATCTGCAGGAAATCACCTCGGTGAATCCTCACGATGGCAACCTTTACTTTGGTTCACTTCACAATGATCGTATTGGTCGGCTACCGTTGCAGGCCATTCCGGGTCTGGGGGACATCAACTGA
- a CDS encoding alpha/beta fold hydrolase: MTVALNHRITGEGPPLILLHGLFGSLDNLGGIARRLEDQWQIHALDERNHGSSPHSDTMDYPGMAGDVIAYMDAQGLEKVSLLGHSMGGKVAMQVALQAPERVDKLIVADIAPVNYKPRHDAILEGLTGIDLSSVRSRQDADRLMADFVEEPGVRQFLLKNLERVPREEQQEAGPMFRWRLNLPVIDACYENLARAPEGDGPFEGPVLFLKGEASAYIQEKHRDDIQRLFPQAQLRIIQGTGHWLHVEKADSFAALCRRFLSADE; this comes from the coding sequence ATGACTGTTGCGCTGAATCATCGCATTACCGGCGAAGGCCCACCCCTGATACTGCTGCACGGGCTGTTCGGCTCCCTGGACAACCTGGGGGGTATCGCCCGCCGTCTCGAAGATCAGTGGCAGATTCATGCGCTGGATGAGCGCAACCACGGCAGCTCGCCCCACTCCGACACCATGGATTATCCGGGCATGGCCGGAGATGTCATTGCCTACATGGACGCCCAGGGCCTGGAAAAGGTCAGTCTGCTGGGCCATTCCATGGGTGGCAAGGTGGCGATGCAGGTTGCCCTCCAGGCGCCGGAGCGGGTGGATAAACTGATCGTGGCCGACATTGCCCCGGTAAACTACAAACCTCGGCACGATGCCATTCTGGAGGGGTTGACCGGCATTGACCTGTCGAGTGTGCGTTCCCGTCAGGATGCAGACAGGCTGATGGCTGATTTTGTCGAAGAGCCGGGTGTGCGCCAGTTCCTTCTGAAGAATCTCGAGCGGGTTCCGCGGGAAGAGCAGCAGGAGGCCGGACCAATGTTCCGTTGGCGGCTTAACTTGCCGGTTATCGATGCCTGCTATGAAAACCTCGCCAGGGCGCCTGAGGGCGATGGCCCTTTCGAGGGGCCTGTGCTGTTTCTCAAGGGTGAGGCGTCGGCCTACATCCAGGAGAAACACCGGGATGATATCCAGCGACTGTTTCCGCAGGCTCAGTTGCGGATTATCCAGGGTACTGGCCACTGGTTGCATGTCGAAAAGGCCGACTCCTTTGCTGCCCTTTGCCGCCGTTTCCTCAGCGCCGATGAATGA
- a CDS encoding AraC family transcriptional regulator, with protein sequence MTSAQPDSTSAPLVAASSTLALVHYLERQGVLNTPRVEQLTGLAMSELIDPDRRVPADAHYRLWEHAELVTGDPGVGLHAGQVVDPERMGLVGHVFFNCDTLGEAVTQYVRLHRLINESVFLSFEQTADQAILCWQPDMAEHYCRQDMDRTLAAAITRTRHFIHPGIRAEWVVIAHAAPVYADEYEKLLGGPVRFDCGVTRLAFNSRHLGHPIPRRNPYVYSAVLKQVNSLLARLQTRRSFGRKIRRLISKQMATERIDADSLARQCHMSRQTLYRKLKKEGLGFHGLVEQVRQDKALRYVAGDQYALGEIAFLLGFSELSAFSRAFKRWTGSSPADYRARHLATSGSKNQEPGSGDGER encoded by the coding sequence GTGACATCTGCCCAACCAGATTCCACCAGCGCTCCCCTGGTTGCTGCCTCCAGCACGCTGGCACTGGTTCATTACCTTGAGCGCCAGGGCGTGCTCAATACACCGCGTGTTGAACAGCTGACAGGGCTGGCAATGTCGGAACTCATCGACCCGGACCGTCGCGTACCCGCTGATGCCCATTACCGGCTCTGGGAGCATGCAGAGCTGGTCACAGGCGATCCGGGAGTCGGGCTGCATGCCGGACAGGTCGTGGACCCGGAACGAATGGGTCTGGTCGGGCATGTATTTTTCAACTGCGACACGCTGGGAGAGGCTGTTACCCAATATGTGCGCCTGCACCGGCTGATCAACGAGTCGGTATTCCTGAGTTTCGAGCAGACCGCCGATCAGGCCATTCTTTGCTGGCAGCCAGACATGGCCGAACATTACTGCCGGCAGGATATGGACCGAACCCTTGCGGCGGCGATCACCCGCACCCGGCACTTCATCCACCCGGGTATCCGGGCCGAGTGGGTGGTAATTGCCCACGCTGCGCCGGTCTATGCAGACGAGTATGAAAAACTCCTCGGTGGGCCGGTCCGGTTTGACTGCGGTGTCACCAGGCTGGCGTTCAACAGCCGGCATCTCGGGCATCCGATACCCCGCCGCAACCCATATGTTTACTCAGCAGTGCTGAAACAGGTCAATTCACTGTTGGCAAGACTGCAGACCCGTCGCTCCTTCGGGCGCAAGATTCGCCGGCTGATTTCAAAGCAGATGGCCACCGAGAGGATCGACGCCGACAGCCTCGCCCGCCAGTGCCACATGAGCCGCCAGACGCTTTACCGAAAACTCAAGAAGGAGGGCCTTGGCTTCCACGGGTTGGTGGAGCAGGTTCGGCAGGACAAGGCGCTCAGGTATGTGGCCGGGGATCAGTACGCCCTGGGCGAGATTGCCTTCCTGCTTGGATTTTCTGAACTCAGTGCCTTCAGCCGGGCGTTTAAACGTTGGACCGGCAGCTCGCCGGCCGATTACCGCGCGCGGCATCTGGCAACGTCAGGGTCAAAGAATCAGGAGCCGGGTTCCGGCGACGGAGAGCGATGA
- the cls gene encoding cardiolipin synthase, translated as MDELSLVAIAVGVVYLGAFACIYRILLTYRTTQGAIAWVIALIGLPYLAVPVFVLFGRHRFGGYVRARRLGDESLTNLLNRFERQTTSIPIPISDRFKDELQVLCRLGRQPFTDGNRCTLLRDGEATFDALFEAMEDAEHYILLEFYIVRSDRVGRRIKSILERKLAQGVEVWFLYDDIGSVWLPRKYLNQLAAAGARVASFGDGNIRRRRFQINFRNHRKLLVCDGKVGFVGGINLGDEYLGTAMDQEPWRDTHCRIEGPAVTGLQLAWLEDWNWASNDFPSLDWAPANNQPGDDEVLMLPTGPADTWETCTLFFLNCINNARTRLWIASPYFVPDFQIMNSLQLAALRGVDVRILIPEKSDSRLIGLAAYSYLVQACKTGIGIYRYQPGFMHQKVILVDDRYAAVGTANMDNRSMRLNFEITAITTAKHFICSVESMLEQDLDNSRLMTESDYKDRSILFRLGCRAVRLLAPLL; from the coding sequence ATGGACGAACTGTCTCTGGTTGCGATCGCGGTAGGGGTTGTTTACCTGGGCGCATTCGCCTGTATTTATCGCATTCTGCTGACCTACCGGACCACCCAGGGCGCCATCGCCTGGGTCATTGCCCTGATCGGGCTGCCCTACCTGGCCGTGCCAGTGTTCGTGCTGTTCGGACGCCATCGGTTTGGCGGGTACGTGAGGGCCCGACGGCTGGGAGACGAATCCCTGACCAATCTGCTGAATCGGTTCGAACGGCAGACCACCTCCATACCGATCCCAATCAGCGACCGCTTCAAAGACGAGCTCCAGGTGCTGTGCCGACTGGGACGCCAGCCGTTCACCGACGGCAACCGGTGCACGCTGTTACGAGACGGCGAAGCCACCTTCGACGCCCTGTTCGAAGCCATGGAAGACGCCGAGCACTATATCCTGCTGGAATTCTACATCGTGCGGTCAGACCGGGTGGGCCGTCGGATCAAGTCGATTCTCGAGCGCAAGCTCGCCCAAGGTGTGGAAGTCTGGTTTCTCTATGACGACATCGGCAGCGTCTGGCTGCCGCGCAAGTACCTGAACCAGCTTGCCGCCGCCGGCGCTCGCGTGGCCTCGTTTGGCGACGGCAACATCCGCCGGCGGCGGTTCCAGATCAATTTCCGGAACCACCGCAAGCTGCTGGTCTGCGACGGTAAAGTCGGTTTTGTGGGTGGCATCAATCTGGGCGACGAATACCTGGGCACCGCCATGGACCAGGAACCCTGGCGCGATACCCACTGCCGGATTGAGGGCCCGGCAGTCACCGGCCTGCAGCTGGCCTGGCTGGAAGACTGGAACTGGGCCAGCAACGATTTTCCCAGTCTTGACTGGGCGCCGGCCAACAACCAGCCGGGCGACGACGAGGTGCTGATGCTGCCAACAGGGCCAGCCGACACCTGGGAAACCTGCACCCTGTTTTTCCTGAACTGCATCAATAACGCCCGCACGCGGCTCTGGATCGCCTCGCCCTATTTTGTTCCGGATTTCCAGATCATGAACTCCCTGCAGCTGGCGGCGCTTCGGGGCGTGGACGTACGGATCCTGATTCCGGAGAAATCAGACAGCCGCCTGATCGGGCTGGCCGCATACTCCTACCTGGTCCAGGCCTGCAAGACCGGCATCGGGATCTATCGCTACCAGCCAGGCTTCATGCACCAGAAAGTAATTCTGGTGGATGATCGGTATGCGGCAGTGGGAACAGCCAACATGGACAACCGCTCGATGCGACTGAATTTCGAGATCACCGCCATAACCACCGCCAAGCATTTCATTTGCAGCGTGGAATCCATGCTGGAACAGGATCTGGACAATTCCCGGCTGATGACCGAGAGCGATTACAAGGATCGGTCGATCCTGTTTCGCCTGGGTTGCCGGGCGGTCCGTCTGCTGGCACCGTTGCTGTAG
- a CDS encoding GntR family transcriptional regulator, whose protein sequence is MNAFKPRETLTEQVARHIENLIAFGQLRSGERIYEGAMAKQMDVSHGSIREGLLLLEKRHLVRNVARKGAFVTPLDEHFVRSLYETLELYLTHTGRKLVRNWQPDDMARLQTLYDQMQACYEKNDLMAFLELGIEYTKASLAYADNYFIVSAIDDLWPSAKRCAFVAFQQGGNQVIEDNLSHMEQSISAINDRDEDRLAEILHRYALQQCQQVLAAIEKTGNKTA, encoded by the coding sequence ATGAATGCCTTCAAGCCCAGAGAAACACTGACCGAGCAGGTCGCGCGCCATATCGAAAACCTGATTGCCTTTGGCCAGCTTCGGTCTGGAGAACGGATCTACGAGGGTGCCATGGCCAAGCAGATGGACGTCAGCCACGGATCCATCCGGGAAGGGCTGTTACTGCTCGAAAAGCGGCACCTGGTCCGCAACGTCGCCCGCAAAGGTGCGTTCGTGACGCCACTGGATGAACATTTCGTTCGCAGCCTATACGAAACCCTGGAGCTTTACCTCACCCATACCGGGCGAAAGCTGGTGCGCAACTGGCAGCCTGATGACATGGCGCGGCTGCAAACCCTCTATGACCAGATGCAGGCCTGCTACGAGAAAAATGACCTGATGGCCTTTCTGGAGCTGGGTATTGAGTACACCAAGGCATCGCTGGCCTATGCCGATAACTACTTCATTGTCTCCGCCATTGATGACCTCTGGCCGTCGGCAAAGCGCTGTGCTTTCGTCGCCTTCCAGCAAGGAGGCAACCAGGTGATCGAAGACAACCTGTCGCACATGGAGCAATCCATCAGCGCCATCAATGATCGGGATGAAGACCGCCTGGCAGAGATCCTGCACCGTTATGCCCTGCAACAATGCCAGCAGGTTCTGGCCGCCATTGAAAAGACCGGCAACAAGACTGCCTGA
- a CDS encoding patatin-like phospholipase family protein, which produces MNQRNRWARIASWLLTATLFFLPPLAPAEERPRVGLVLSGGGAKGMAHVGVLRVLEEMRVPVDLVVGTSAGSAVGALYASGMPVSDIEQRFIEMDWLSSFRDDPGRVYKPVRRKQDDWRFPVVPGIGVRADGLHVGGGLIAGQNLGFILNELTRNAALVEDFDQLPIPFRAVATDLETGEQVVIGDGNLSEAIRASMSIPGVYAPVERYDRLLVDGGVANNLPISVARKLGADVIIAIDITDSLMQTDELRGAFSVVGQLTTIMTRRNTDQQLGLLADGDVLIRPDLEGYSSADFYDAPVLFELGASAAREHGVELRPLSVSPEAWTAWRENVAARDGGSNIVSRIEIEDSRRLARDFLKERIRQKTGESLNTEQLEEDLKRIYGLGYYEIVSYSTSSSPEGTVLTIRVQEKSWGPNYLSFGLNYEDNFDGETRFNLASSLRMTELNELGGEWQTGVQLGTEPWLRSQWYQPLDYGYERFLVLGGEYSRDTFSLFDTSGTRIAEVDVTFRNVDLALGMEIGGNAEIRLIYARGYATVDEQIGQPVAPEGSVHQGGIALQVVHDSLDDTFFPRAGGFAGLRGRFEREGLGSDREFDSVTGLGLGTESWKGLTLTGLVYAHAVTRGTPGIENAVRLGGFRRLSAYAPGEITGDNALMISAYASQSFGGPLLPWFVGAGFEAGNAWPSLDEASWDSSVKSSSVFAGVDTFLGPVQLAAAYNNEDNWTAYLNIGFSFTQLFY; this is translated from the coding sequence GTGAATCAGCGCAACCGTTGGGCTCGGATTGCGTCCTGGCTGCTGACAGCTACCCTGTTTTTCCTCCCACCTCTGGCTCCGGCAGAGGAGCGCCCCCGGGTGGGGCTGGTTCTCAGTGGCGGCGGTGCCAAGGGTATGGCCCATGTTGGCGTGCTGAGGGTATTGGAAGAAATGCGGGTGCCGGTTGACCTGGTGGTGGGCACCAGCGCCGGTTCTGCAGTTGGTGCACTATACGCCAGTGGCATGCCGGTCAGCGACATTGAGCAGCGCTTTATCGAAATGGACTGGCTTTCCAGCTTTCGCGACGATCCCGGCCGGGTCTACAAGCCGGTTCGGCGAAAGCAGGATGACTGGCGCTTTCCGGTGGTTCCGGGAATCGGTGTTCGCGCCGATGGTCTGCATGTCGGTGGTGGGCTGATTGCCGGCCAGAATCTTGGTTTTATCCTAAACGAATTGACCCGTAACGCCGCTCTGGTTGAAGACTTCGATCAGCTTCCCATTCCATTTCGGGCGGTTGCCACGGATCTGGAGACCGGTGAGCAGGTGGTAATCGGTGACGGCAACCTGTCTGAGGCCATTCGGGCCAGCATGAGCATTCCAGGGGTTTACGCGCCGGTGGAACGCTATGACCGTTTGCTGGTGGATGGCGGCGTCGCCAATAACCTGCCAATCAGCGTTGCTCGGAAATTGGGTGCTGACGTTATCATCGCCATAGATATTACTGACAGCCTGATGCAGACCGACGAACTGCGAGGCGCGTTTTCCGTGGTCGGTCAGCTTACAACCATCATGACCCGACGAAATACCGATCAGCAATTGGGCCTGCTGGCCGATGGTGATGTGCTGATACGTCCCGATCTTGAAGGCTACAGCTCCGCCGATTTTTACGATGCACCAGTACTGTTTGAACTGGGGGCCAGTGCCGCGAGGGAGCACGGTGTCGAGCTGCGGCCGCTGTCGGTATCCCCTGAGGCGTGGACCGCCTGGCGGGAGAATGTGGCCGCACGTGACGGCGGGTCAAACATTGTTTCACGTATCGAGATTGAAGACAGCCGGCGACTGGCCCGCGACTTCCTCAAAGAGCGAATCCGGCAGAAAACCGGCGAGTCTCTGAATACCGAGCAGCTGGAAGAAGATCTCAAACGGATCTATGGCCTCGGTTACTACGAAATCGTGTCGTACTCCACGTCGTCGTCGCCCGAAGGTACGGTTTTGACCATACGTGTACAGGAGAAGAGCTGGGGGCCGAACTACCTGTCTTTCGGGCTCAATTATGAGGATAACTTCGACGGGGAAACCCGTTTCAATCTGGCCTCATCTCTGCGAATGACCGAGTTGAACGAGCTGGGTGGTGAGTGGCAGACCGGTGTTCAGCTTGGCACCGAGCCCTGGCTGCGGAGCCAGTGGTATCAGCCCCTGGATTACGGCTATGAGCGATTCCTGGTGCTGGGTGGCGAATATTCCCGGGATACGTTCAGCCTGTTTGACACGTCGGGCACTCGCATCGCGGAGGTAGACGTGACCTTCCGAAACGTGGATCTGGCTCTGGGTATGGAGATTGGCGGCAATGCCGAGATCCGCCTGATCTATGCCCGGGGCTATGCCACAGTGGATGAGCAGATCGGCCAGCCGGTGGCCCCTGAGGGTTCCGTGCATCAGGGTGGAATAGCCCTGCAAGTGGTTCATGATTCGCTGGATGATACGTTTTTCCCCCGCGCCGGTGGTTTTGCCGGCCTTCGGGGCCGTTTCGAGCGTGAGGGGTTGGGATCAGACCGGGAGTTCGATTCGGTAACAGGCCTGGGGCTAGGTACCGAGAGCTGGAAGGGCCTGACATTGACCGGACTAGTGTATGCCCATGCCGTAACTCGGGGCACGCCGGGCATTGAGAATGCGGTCCGCCTGGGCGGGTTTCGACGGTTATCGGCTTATGCGCCGGGTGAGATCACCGGGGACAACGCGTTGATGATCTCCGCCTACGCCAGCCAGAGCTTTGGTGGACCACTGTTGCCCTGGTTCGTCGGCGCCGGGTTCGAGGCGGGCAATGCCTGGCCCTCGCTGGATGAGGCAAGCTGGGACAGCTCGGTGAAATCCTCCAGTGTGTTCGCCGGCGTGGATACATTCCTGGGCCCTGTTCAGTTGGCAGCAGCCTACAACAACGAGGACAACTGGACGGCTTATCTCAATATCGGTTTCTCGTTCACTCAGCTCTTCTACTGA